The Periplaneta americana isolate PAMFEO1 chromosome 14, P.americana_PAMFEO1_priV1, whole genome shotgun sequence region gatacttgcggttttataacggtagaaagctgacctgtcattggctgaacagttgtaacctgagtcgtcattgtctgaaagatctgacctttaatgagtaggtgtactttaatgacatgcattaaaggtctgctaccaggtgtataattactacgtttcggcatggtcgagcataaaatatttaacgacCCTGACATAGTAAGAGAAATTAAAGCAAGAAGAATACAGCGGCTGGGCCATTTATATAGAACAGAGGAACAATACCCAGCTAGAATGTTGATCTTTAATACTATTTATGGCAGCCGAAGAGTTGGAAGACCTCCAGTGAGGTGGTTGCAGTCTGTAGAGGATGACCTGTTGAGGAGTGGTGTGGGGGCATGGAGGAGAGCAGCAAGTGATAGGATGAGATGGAGGACAATTgttggggcggtcaaggctggCAAACGGCTGTAGTACCACGAGAAgaagagaagtaggcctatattttcctcctggatctCTCACACATTATGTTGTAAATTAGTAGATTCTTATTATACTACTaggttcccggaattttactaccatttttcgtattaatatataacaagggatattatacatttgttttgttggtaacattcatgatgtcatttccttaaagtttgttgataatggcaattattggttttgagttgtaggcaattgtttatcatagtgttttgtttgttcgtcgcattttgtaattatgtccacagagcaaagtacaaacatcaagttctgtgttttgctggggacatgatcagtatggctgatgaagatggtgatttcttaaacaaaatgaaactggtgctacttgtacgacccagtccctaaacgacagtcatctgagtggaaatcgaaaacatctcctcggaagcaaaaatttcctagggacacttccaaaggcaaagttattttaaatgttatgttttatttaacgacgctcgcaactgcagaggttatatcagcatcgccggatgtgccggaattttgtcccgcaggagttctttcacatgccagtaaatctactgacatgagcctgtcgcatttaagcacacttaaagcaaagttatgttggaagttttcttcgactctcagggtctcatgcaccatgagttcattccagaaggtcgtactgtaacgaaagaattgtacgtagaaaccctccgtcgcctctgggacgcagtgagaaggaaacgtccagaaaagtgggtagaaaaaaactggttccttatgcatgtgacaatgcacctgctcatcgcgcaattattgtaaataattttcttgccaggcacaacataactgctttggatcacccaccatactctcctgatctctcaccacctgattactttctgtttccccgtctgaaaagtcatctgaaaggacggagattcaatgctgaagaggttatcgcaaacgcgacgagagcactaagacgggtttcacaaaatggcttccaggaactctacacgcgttgccAAAAGTGTgtagttgcggaaggcaactattttgaagggaattctgtagaatagtgtttaaggtacgttgtttctatgatgctaacaaattccgggaactttttgaacctagtatgtataacatCAAcgtgtattttgtctgacaacatgaaattcattgccttgactaaacagtttatgattcacgagacctaacctaaaaatgtattttgtttgatcacgtaaaATGAtcagtacaaactccgaaaaccgaatgccacttaaAATGTatacttaagaatacttacttaagactcctaataattttgctattctagtcaTAATTGCTGCCTCCTtgcgcattttctatcgatcacccaagtcATGTATCACaccgtatgttatatttatttacacttatttgacaataatcttgaattgtaaccgcaacataacacataaaataactattatgtattaatataatactgatattacttaattattaatatgttcgaatttcactagcttccagtaatcggctcagaaatctagaacaatttgaattttcagaatttgcactaccgactaaagctgttcctgctgccaactttacagttagaaaatgactactagttgtagtatttctcagtatcgaaattcgaaacgaagttggcataAGAAAACTCaaccttcaaattaaaaaatcaccataatccactattattattattattattattattattattattattattattattattattattattactatttttatccaAATATTGGAACCCTATTTTATcttttggtatattagggttgtagtttgttacacttgaaatacattatgtatagataatatacaattttaaaaaagtagtaGTAGacatgagtcatagttacaatataaatacattaattaatagacagtaaacaatactaaatatatTATGCAGAAATTACgttcagttaaaaaaaataaatacagaaattagaaattataaacgaATGTGTAGAGATTttgcaagaatatgacataaaCTTGCGAATTTATACAtgattttaaacaataataatgagataatgcacaaaattacttatttacaaattcaacaCCAAATATATAGGacgtaacaatacacaatagaaaAGAATACAGAAATGACATTCAGATACTTTGATTATATGTGAATACCTTAATTGTAAACATTAAAGCAATAAATATCAGCAAGAAAGATAAGAGTAGAAATAACTTAGTTACAATAATTTTCGATGCTTGGTTTGCGGTAGTAAATAGAtagaaacaaaattacttactgTTACAAACTATATATAGGCTACCTGTCATAAAGCACTAAACAATAGCAAAATCCatatacaaacatagttattaatgttattactattactatatccCAAAGAGAGACAATTTATTTTAGAGAGATCATAATCCACtagtatatgtagtaatggggggaaaaatgatTAGGTTACACCCTTAAAGTATTAAGTTATCTatgttgtatggggcggaaatttggggttgggaaaatgcaggaaaactaaataaggtacaaacggacttcctgaaacgaatacttggaattggcagaagcacagctaactgcggggtgctaaaggagtttgggcttcaaaacgaagtaattcatatgaaagttagggtgataaaatactggttgaaattatatttggggatcagtcgcttctacgATCGATTTGCTataaagttcaacaaagagagggttgggaaaaggggtgggtttataaactgcagagagggctgcatcatataggaacgggatgggtgtgggagaaaggagagaataacaggaggaatgtttggcgtaatgtgaagatgcgtttaattgatatcaaGAGGCaggagattgagctccaatgttcggaaaagtcgtcactacatttacaatcagatctcatgcttaactgggggaggtgtgaatacataaattcttgtaacaaggacagcagagcaggtttagcgtggctaagattgggggcatggaagggtaacaaaattgtcaacgaagaaggggagcgtctttgtccgctttgcaaagaaaaggattcctataagcatattttattactgtgtgtcgaattggaacttgtacggagaaaatatttaccaccctcgatgctaagtcagaataggagttcgcttgcatgtcttgacctcatggggaatagagaatgagAACAAAAGAcgggattgttcctcttgaaggcgagaaagattagaactgcagctgttgaagtttgtgacgcgaactgaggaagggataatagtatccacccaactgtacacttttaggtcttttaggttaggatatattatataatgtgttttattgtgccatttccatttttaatatgtgttcttgtagagagtagttggatgtaatcataggtgggggggggggacctacaaagggggacttgtttcgggtacaaagcacgtacggtcagaagactcgtgcattggattttagagaaatttatgataatataaaatttgtatgtataattttactcaataaatctatctatctatctaaaaaaaaagtaagctgatccggactatatatCAGGCGAATAGGAGGGTTATGGAAGCACAGGAATTTGGAATTTGGCCAAAAATTCCCTGATTAAGAAAGCTCAATGAGCTGGTGCGTTGTCATGATGGAAGAGCGAATACTTGTCTCGCCAGAGTGCAGGCCTTTTCTTCCTCACATTTTCGCGCAATCGCTCAAGGACACTTTTATAGTTATCCTACGTGCCTGTTTACCTGTCTACTGCCTATCACCCTATCCATAAATGTGTACCCATGTCTGCCCTCCTACTACCTTTACTACTTAATTGCCTACTAGTTGTAGTTCGGATTCGTCAAAATGTGAGCTCATTTCTAGCAGATAGTTCACTGTCTAGCCAGTTGGCTAGAGACCAATCTATTTTAACTAGTAGTGCTTGGATAGAAAATTGCTGCAATCGTAATTAGTGTGATGCATGTGGCCTTGCTCTTGACCATGGGTGTAATAGGACAATTGAAATGATGGGATGACTGAGCAATCTGCATGCAGTTCCTTGGGAGTATGAGCCTGTGCCTATATAAGTAGGTACACGGAGAAGCAATCTGAGAGCAAAACTTCGAGAAGAGGAGCTGGCAAGGTAATCTACTGCATAAAATTTTGTTTCAGGTATTTCAGAAAAGAGTAATACGATGAAATTATACCATAGAGATAGGTAATCCCTGTATCTTTAAGAAATGTTAtatcttctatttattttatttgcttttatttttctctcattgtacgaaatgataaaattgtattttgataTTTCGAATAATCGATcaagagatttttattataataataataataataataataataataatagtaataataataataataataataataataataataataataatgttttatcttgtatttattttatttgcttttatttttctctcattgtacgaaatgataaaattgtattttgataTTTCGAATAATCGATCAagagattttataataataataataataataataataataataataataataataataataataataataataataataataataataatgatttattttagctggcagagttaaggccgtaaggccttctcttccactcaaccagcaaaaagtatatatacatatgcatgaacttacaaagaattcaacaatttgatttagatgagagttacatgtatacaagagttttttacgaattaaacaacaaaatactatgaactattaattaaacactgaaataaactgtgtagcagaattaagctaacatacatagaatgttaatatatttcaaataatgttagataatagagatCATtataagacaattttgaaaatacagcactatcaggatgatgtctaaagaaagaagtaacaatgtagtcagtgatagtttaaatgagtatgattggagtgaaatgctaataaggttatcttttatggacgttaactgaaaaaaaaatgtttgttgatTTGTCTTTTCGTACATTGGactatttttttgtttatatttaatgttCATGGGCCaataatttctgtaatattgCATATGAAGTTTAATCTGACTCCAATATTAAAGTTCCTTCATAATacacaaaattgtaatttatttgaaGCCATTCTGTTACATTTTTGCTTGGATACATATGTTACTTGACATTATTCACACTTTAATGCACtcaaaaaattatgaaaactatACAGAAAATTGAGAAGTTCTTCACAATATTTGGTGCTTGAAGATATCTTagatattttagaaaataaacttaatATTCTAGCTAAGTGGAAAAAGAACATTGTTTAAGATTAAGATTCATTTCTGACATTAAGAAAATACATGGATAAGAAATAGACATAGTCCAATACTATTTAAAAACATcacaatttaagttaaaaaaaatcggTGGCTGGAATCTTACATAACAGAAATTCGTTAGCAGCGTGATAAGGTTTTGTTCTTAaccatttataaattattttacaaattatgtttaaaggtaattctctTACAATTTGTCGAAAAATGATGAAGGATTTAACTTGAAAATATTTACGGCTATTTGCtgtattacttaaaaaaaatccaGGTAGCCTGTcgatgatagaaaacaaaagatgtgaaacaaatgaatgagacataaacaattgaatacgcTTTCAGATTGAAGTATAAACATAATATCGTCGctgtgtagtatatacagtcacgaagcttgagttgttgagagtactaggaacaataaactgtggcggtactatttcgcattgtctgtaatgaggcgatattagcgatcctagaggttagcaaatatctatggatgcatattccctacgtattgagtttcgtgactatatatactagactgtgatatcgtccTCTGTAAAACAAAGTATCGTAAGCGCTACTTTTACCGAAAATGAGTGATGGTGCTTAGAATAAATTGCCTAGCACTGCGTATCAGCTGTGAAAGTTCCGTGAGCTCTAACAATTTTTTCCTCTCTAATAAGTTTGTTTAAACTTTGACTATCGTATTCATCATCTTGTTGGATAAGTATTGTAACAGCCTCTCCTGTAAAGCTAACAAAATTTTGCTTATGATACTCTGTCTTGTAGGGGATGAAATAGGAgtgtcattttaaatttaaaaggggTGCAAGGGTGGCGAgagggtgaaacctaaaatgcaattaacactggttttaaactttgCCCTTAGTATCTAAATTCGTGtgtcttttgtttaaatttaatttaatttagttaaatagttatttagactggagagttttgaaatgaaatccTTATATGTACCCTAGATACTGGAGTAGTACACTGGAACCATCGTTGTGGTACACAgtcactaacgacaccttcatcCTCGACTTCACATATTCGAGTCGTGACAGCTGCTTTATAATTTTGTTTCCAGGAgtgtttttaaagaaactgtaattactagacttcgttgaattgccacacgcagcatgcaatcaggttgccgatgaacggtagtatagaggagctgagcgaccgcccggtctcatagtataaacagttcatgttaagagttgtgaccggtccaaatagatagagagcagctacagctaatgtatacctatgtaagcacttgtttttgcattactatggttggaatagtcaaagcttaatatttgttcagtacagacaagaattcaatcaaacatactacaatgagagtgttgctgttccaaacaattgaccctggaatacccttacccccgcagccaatcttgacccgttggggaacgtggttggatgctgttaattattatgcagaacattacggcaaaataatggaggtaattgatgcattggatagcacagacagttccgctgttgcagctgtataATCAttaccttctgaacagctattgaaagatattctgttcattgattccaatttcaaaatcgtgtccaaaatcatcctgttagaatcgtctaaactacaactctcagaagcccttaatatagtggataaagtatcacaaactgttataaaaaataacaattcactaatttcagaaaaagtgaaatgtaagttgagaaacattattgctaaaaattctgcctattcacaaattcgagtcgacctggttggcgagttggtatagcgctggccttctatgcccaaggttgcgggttcgatcccgggccaggtcgatgggatttaagtgtgcttaaatgcgacaggctcatgtcagtagatttactggcatgtaaaagaactcctgcgggacaaaattccggcacatccggcgacgctgatataacctctgcagtcgcgagcgtcgttaaataaaaaaaacattttaacatttttttaacacaacttcgtattataaatgatgtaccatcaggtcacgacaagacatccgaagtggtgtactaaaaagttgtgactttccgttcttcaaatatttacgtattacatcgtgtgatgttgaacgtatattttcccaaaataaaaactgtttaagtgaccatcggaggaggttactttgcagtcgctcaaaatgtacgtaactcttcacttcaaggcacatattcaaggatgatgtatcttatatttaattttaagagttaatatatcttaatataaaataattgtgtatttatatgtttaaacatttcctacttcaatgatcattcattatatttcttgaatacaggatacaggttttattgtaaccgcagtatactgctgatttagaggcatactccaaccgttgcacgcccctttctcatacagtctataccgggtgcgcagtaaaccttgcgattctcctggcaattccacgaagtctagtaattacaAACTTTATCATCtccattttaaattaattgtattaaaaatttacGATTGTCACATACTCGCAATGAGCAGTAGGTATATAATAACCCATAACTTCCTCTAAATTGCATTACCCAACCAAAGAAAATCATTAAAgttataaaaatatcaatttatgAGGCGACCTAATACAGTATTAAAGTGATACATATCTAATAGATATTTTAGTTAACAATtttaatgaaactaaaaatgttaaAGCCTTGCATATTCTTTCTTCAGTCTTTATAGGTTGCTATGGAAACGACTGAAACAGCCACGTCTCCACCGTGGATTGACAAGAAGTTGCTAGAGTTATGGCTAAGGGCATACTACGGCGAAATTACGGTCACGGACGTGGAATTAGAACCCTCTACGCTCAAAGGAGACAACTACCTGAGCAGGATAAATCATTTAGTAGTAAGGACCAAAGAGGGGGGTGCTCATGCCCTCATAGTCAAGGTTTGCATGGAGGAAGGGGTTGCTGCAGAGATCATGAAGGATAGCAGCATCTTCAAAAAGGAGAAGGCTATGTACAATAACATCCTGCCAAAGATACACTCCATTTTGCAGGAAATTATGCCAGGTAAATGTAAATGGGTATTGGGAGACAATAAGACTGTGATAGGACGATGCTGGAGAAGGATTTGTGGGTCTCAAAACGTATTTCTTAACAGCGCTTCCGAGTGGCGCTGTTGTGTGGTTCAACTATTACCTTTAGTGAGATGCGGAGTCGGCCACAAAATGTTATAGTGGACAGCATGTGCTTCATGTGTGAATGccttaatttaatgttttaatgcTGAAGAGCGCAGTTGAGAGAAATGTTCACTTTTCCCGCAGACGGCTTTGAACCTCTGTTCCCGAGGTGTTTCTACGCCTGCAGAGCCTTCCTGGTTATGGAGAACTTGACAGCTGCAGGATTCAAGATGGCGGACCGTCTTGTTGGACTGGATCTGCAGCCCTCTCTACTTGTCATGCGCACCATAGCCAGGTTTCACGCCGCGTCAGTAATCCTACATCAGAGGGACCCAGACTCCATGAGGAAGTTCCTCATAAGCTTCTTCCATGAGCCCAGCAGCGAATACAACTTTACTAAGTTCGCCTCtggtacattttttaaattttaatcacataGTTTTTATTAAAGCAACTATCAATGATGTCGTTAACACTACTAATCTTACCTGCCACTTATTGTATTGCTATACTATTATTTCCACTAAAATTCTAGTAATACAGTGTGTACGAAAACCTCAATGTCATAGGACAAATCAAAgtatatgtttttaatgtactctaCACTCGTGTAGCATGCAACTGGAAACCATGTGCGTTATGCACTGGAAAGGCATGTGGAAGGACAGTTTAATTGGCCGGAAATGAGACTGCGAGTCATTGCTTGTGGATATTTGGAAATGACAcgtggcaatcgcctttcactttttctcccagtactaatattttatgaaatttcttaccctagccgtctacccacttcccactctactctcagtaacaaaagagggatttaaagcactatgaacgtggtgtttctcgccatcttttccctgcatatctggcgccgagcctgtaaccagccagggaccacccgaattatAAAAAGACCAatgtaccgaaccttttcatgtattgatgactttcttaatagttttgccgacacccagtctacaCATTGAAATGgacacgtactgtacgtcgtacaccaataatacaacgtGCCAAAttacatctttacttgttgaaaatcgggcatgtttctgcattaattttttttaattgtttttccagatgacgatataagaatttttagactccgcctattttaaaatccgaaaggtttactttttacacttgcgtgtttcgtctctaagtgccgtttcaattttgcgtgtttcatacactcgtttgatagcacttcgtaacaaacaacgcaccgaggtttttgttcactctcattgccacaccaagtaagtCCAAGTTCCAAACAACTCTTGTcgtatttacgaaagtattttttctttgaatagctaccactaggactagatatttctttaatggcactataattaatatatttcttcacacacagtttctgaactattagcactccCTTAATGAAGCGTAtcttcatgttcctttcttttcaaagatccggatcgaggccagttttccattatttataatgggcactatttaacagagacatggacaactactgtgTATaacacataagaaggatttcaaacaactaactgctaacaggcaagcgattaatcaacaatgcaaggaatttgttataagttacttgtgattggctacaaaaacataataagaaaagtattataattaattaattctattttaaaatagaaaatgctacaaaaatgataaatttgctttcgaagggaacaagagtaaggtggtccgcggaactgttctgacttaaaaagtggtccccacttcaaaaaagtttgagaaacgctgggttATACTATTACTAAAAATATTCGTCGTTCCCTTCACATTCGGCACCTTCATTCAATATATCTCATTCCCTTGTAGAGCTCCTATCCTATCCTACTATATTTACATCTCTCCCTTTGTCAGCTTTTCATATACAATCCAGACTCGAGACAGCTACGAGTTTCTGATCTGAACAACAGGGGAATTAGGTGAGTGGCACGTTGATtctgtactactattactactactactactactactactactactactactactactactactactactactatcacgaTTGGAAATAGGAGATAAGTTCCTACTTTCTTGCTAAGGAAAGAATCAGGTTACATCTGTTAATTCCATGGTTTGATAATCATATTTTCACTTGTATTAGGGATGGCGAACACACTGGTCGAAGAACTGGACACGTGGTCAGAGGAGTGGAAGAAGTACGCAGACGTCCTAAGGCGTCAGGCGCCCGATGTAATAAAACTGGTGCAACAAACAATTGAGCGCAGAGAGTCAGGCTTCAACGTGCTGATCCACGGCGACGTGTGGACCAACAATATCCTATTCACAGAGGACCGTAAAAGGACTcgaatattggatttccagctggCGTACCTTGGCTCGCCGGTCATAGACATCTACTATTTCATAGTCACCAGTGCCACCCCTGAAGTGCGGATCAACCATATGGACAGGCTATTGCAGGTAGGAGAGTAGAACATTTATATTTAACAAATTTGAAGGCCCTGTATACTCCCATTTGTTGCGATTACCTAATAGGCTATTTCTTGAGGAAACTGAAAAGTGAGTTTTTGCCTGCGTCTACTATCCTCAGTTTTATATTGTGTTTTTTACTATACGCACTTCGCATCTTATACGACTGCCTATAATCTGCGCAAGAATACATTCCCTCATCGTGGATTAAGTTGTGTAAACATGTTAAGAGATTCAGAGCGGCTTAAGTGCTTCAGTTAACAAAGACATGTCTTAAGTCGAGTGCTGTTAAGTCAACAACTACAGTAATTGTACGAGAACTTGAGAGATTTGTTTAATcctgttttgttttctttgtttatgtatttgATGTTTATtccgttttgtttgtttttatgcataggactatttctttgtttgctttcttgttcatttttgctatctgtatgttttttgtttgtttttgtttagttttttgcatttgtttcgtttttgtttgcgtttgtttcgtttttgtttgcgtttgtttcatttttgtttgCGTTTGTTTCGTTCTTGTTTGCGTTTGTTTCGTTCTTGTTTACGTTTGTTTCGTTTTTGTTTACGTTTGTTTCTTTTCGTTTGTTTCGTTTTTGTTTGCGTTTCTTTCGCTTTGATTTGTTTGTTTCGCGTTCGTTTCCTGTTTCCATTTGTTTCGTTTTTGTATACGTTTGTTTTACATTGTTTTTTTGTTTCGTGTTCGTTTCATGCTTCCATTTGtttcgtttttgtttacatttatttcgtTTTTGTTTACGTTTGTTTCGTTTTTGTTTACGTTTGTTTCGTTTTTGTTTGCGTTTCTTTCGTTTTTGTTTGCGTTTGTTTTGCTTTGTTTGGTTTGTTTCTGGTTCGTTTCGTGTTTGTTTCATGCTTCCATTTGTTTCGTTTTTGTTTAAGTTTCCTTCgttattgtttacgtttgtttcgtttttgtttgcatttgtttcttttcgtTTGTTTCGTTTTTGTTTGCGTTTGTTTCTTTTCGTTTGTTTCGTTTTTGTTTGCGTTTGTTTTGCTTTGTTTGGTTTGTTTCGTGTTCGTTTCGTGTTTTTTAATGCTTCCATTTATTTCGTTTTTGTTtgcgtttttgtttacatttgtttcgtttttgtttatgtttgtttCGCATTTGTTTACATTTGTTCGGTTTTTGTTTGCGTTTGTTTCGTTTTTGTTtacgtttgttttgtttttgtttatgtttgtttCCCATTTGTTTACTTTTGTTCC contains the following coding sequences:
- the LOC138713148 gene encoding uncharacterized protein, whose product is METTETATSPPWIDKKLLELWLRAYYGEITVTDVELEPSTLKGDNYLSRINHLVVRTKEGGAHALIVKVCMEEGVAAEIMKDSSIFKKEKAMYNNILPKIHSILQEIMPDGFEPLFPRCFYACRAFLVMENLTAAGFKMADRLVGLDLQPSLLVMRTIARFHAASVILHQRDPDSMRKFLISFFHEPSSEYNFTKFASGMANTLVEELDTWSEEWKKYADVLRRQAPDVIKLVQQTIERRESGFNVLIHGDVWTNNILFTEDRKRTRILDFQLAYLGSPVIDIYYFIVTSATPEVRINHMDRLLQEYHSTLCETLTALGYTQTLMSLEELHKEFDSKSYYGLFTMICPYAVMQCPPDCGFNFDEALDNGKNPGPVMYGDQYKKSVKWLLPFFESKGLFEGK